In Lacrimispora indolis DSM 755, a genomic segment contains:
- a CDS encoding DUF4274 domain-containing protein: MDKEKEKIIQQMLYEKNAEEVLNELHGINDPEILYVYAYNYNWNNGFEIPKNILLKECCNLSIALMIFYSADGFRYLQNKDEKNDSLKEWSIFIKDLYHMILENRFIKNDTKFVPPLSSVQIFKLKKDFVNEEYVFLESIGNNDLNITL; the protein is encoded by the coding sequence ATGGATAAGGAAAAAGAAAAAATTATTCAGCAAATGTTATATGAAAAAAATGCTGAGGAAGTATTAAATGAATTACACGGTATTAATGATCCTGAAATACTGTATGTGTATGCCTACAATTATAATTGGAATAATGGGTTTGAGATACCTAAAAATATACTTCTTAAAGAATGCTGTAATCTAAGTATAGCATTAATGATTTTTTATTCGGCTGATGGATTTAGGTATTTGCAGAATAAAGATGAAAAGAATGATAGCTTAAAGGAATGGTCTATTTTTATTAAAGATTTGTATCACATGATACTTGAAAATAGATTTATAAAAAATGACACAAAATTTGTTCCTCCTTTAAGCAGTGTTCAAATATTTAAATTGAAAAAAGATTTTGTTAATGAAGAATATGTCTTTTTAGAAAGCATAGGAAATAATGAT